The nucleotide window AGCACACGGGCTATAAACCGTTCTGCTGCGACCTCTGCGTCAAGGGATTCCAACGGAAAGTGGATCTGAGGCGGCACAAAGACACACAACATGGATTTAAATGAAAAACCGCGAACAGCAAAACTTGTGCCTGGAGGATTGAGAAGAAAACAGGCTAATGGAAGTAAATGTCAGAGGAAGGATTAACGAATTAATTTTAATAGTATATGCAATTATGTCAAtttcaaaatacatttatgcaatACTAGTATTGTTATAGGCCAAATTGTCTTTAAATTTTACACAACACAAAATACATGATTTAGAAGTTTTGTTTGTGCTTAATCTTTAGTTTTTTTCCCCTGGCAGAAGAAAACGATTAAATGCAATACTCAGCAATTTCATGCTTAGTAGGATATTTGTGAAAATGTCATATATTAATCAATGCCCATTCTATTCCAGCTTAAATTATAACACTGTCACACTATAAGTTTTAATGTGTAACAAAATCCAATATACATTTAATGGCCCCTTATCTTTTGTAAAAACTTAAGTTCAAAAGTGCAGGAATCTAAACCAAACATGCTAAAATATATTCTTAATGAATAGTAGACCTGTCAGTGAGTTGAATGAAGGTGGTGCAGTGGAATTGTCAATTGTTTAAACCTTCTGTATCAACACATTCTTGAAATGAGCAAGAGGGGAAAAGATGAATAAACTCACACCAACAAAATGAACATATTTTACTCAAGGCCTACAAGCAAAATGCTTCAGAACTACTAGGCTATATCTGTATGATCCTAAAATGTTTGAATCAAATAAAATTATTCACGTTCATTTCTAATTCGTGCGCGTTACCTGGTCCAAACCAAATATTATCAGACACACGCTTTAACACACTTGGAACAAATGAGATTACACTGCCAGGAAGTTGGGAGAAACAGCATCACTTTTATTGCACCATCCTCTTAGAgttaggcaacaacacatgacgTTTTTAGACAAAGTGTAAAACCTGAGTGTGATTTTATTTGGTTGTATAGAGGCACAGGGTTAAACATTGGAGGCTTGTAAACTTTAAAGATTTGATTTAGACATTTACAGCATCAGATTCACTGTATCAACAGTTTCACTCAACTATGCACTAGTGTAAGAATTGATGTTTGAAAACAAGCCTCGTCAGTGATACAGTATGCCTACACGGTCTTCATTTCTGGGAACTACAACATCAACTGTACATTGCCCTAGAGAAGACAAAGCACTGTACATTGCCCTAGAGAAGACGAAGCACTGTACATTGCCCTAGAGAAGACGAAGCACTGTACATTGCCCTACTGTACATTGCCCTAGAGAAGACGAAGCACTGTACATTGCCCTACTGTACATTGCCCTAGAGAAGACGAAGCACTGTACATTGCCCTAGAGAAGACGAAGCACTGTACATTGCCCTAGAGAAGACAAAGCACTGTACATTGCCCTAGAGAAGACGAAGCACTGTACATTGCCCTAGAAAGACTGTACATTGCCCGAGAGAAGACGAAAGTCATTATTTTACTCTTAATTCCCAATAACACAACACAAGCAATCAACAAATATAAAATCAACAAAACCGAAAAAGCaaccaaaataaataaaaaggataACCGGACTGACGTCTCCCTTCCCCCGCAGTTCTTATAATAGGGGACAATGTTGtccagaagacagacagacaccattaGTACAGACAGACCCCATCAGTTCTTATAATAGGGGACAATGTTGtccagaagacagacagacagcattagtccagacagacaccattagtccagacagacaCCATCAGTTCTTATAATAGGGGACAATGTTGTCCAGAAGAAGAATAGACTTTCATTGATTTGTCTGCCGTTTTTCTGTGTGCTCGTGTGGACAGAGCTCTGCGGTTctgagtagctggaccaggctcTGCAGGTCCCGGTCCAGCAGTGGGAGCTCCTGCATCAGAGTAGAGAGGTAATCGACTGAGGCCGGCCTCTCCAGGGCCTCCCGCACCACTGGGGACACCTCTGATAACCTGCAAAACAAACACGGAAAAAAACGAAGGCCTCTGTAGTAAAGAAATATTAAGTACAAGACATCTAGATGGCAGTAACGGCTAACTTGACCATTTGACCAACTTGACAAATCTCATCAACAGCGACATGCACGTTTTTCAAAGTTTAAGGGCAAATTGACCAGGATTTGGGAGTGACTGGAAATCCACCTTGTGAACAGGTATAATGCTTTACGGTGAGCTTATAGCGCAAGACGTGTTCATAAGAGTCTCTCTCGTAGGCGTCTTATTATGACCGCGTCTAAATGCTCAGGGCTAAGTAACAGAGATTGTGAGTCAGCCGAAATCAAACTGCGCCTGAGAGCAGCGCCACTTTCAAATCGTTGTGAGAACCGTCAGTTTCGTCAGCATCTTACTCGATAGGGCGTGTTGCTTTACTCGTAAGCGACTACAGGACTGGATCAAGACCACTTTAGCCCCCATCCCCCCCCATTTATTTTGACCTCTAAAATCAAGGCTATAAAATCTCATCTCTGGGGGGTGCACACAGTGGGTCTGCTAGGGATGGGGTGGAATGTTTCCCAGGGCCTGCCTGTGTGTGCATCGTCCCTggctgggggagagggggaaatcAGGTGGATGAGGTAAGGCAGAgaggtgtctgtgtgtacacaAACGGGAGCAGCATGGAACTGTCCCACACAGCGCCTGCTAACGCCCTGACCGGGGAagtggcgcgcacacacacacacgcgccatCTGGCACAGGGCACACAACGCAAGGGAACGCAAACACTGTAGATTGgagatgccacacacacacaaaccagagAGTGCCATATACTGTATAccgcactgtgtgtgtgtaaatatcaCAGACCACCATAAACatgcaggtgcacacacacacacataaaccttTGCTGCATCTACGAGGGCCTGTGTATGCGTTTTTCAGAATAATGTACACATTCTATGCATATGTTGATAAATTAAATCATACTTTGTTACAGGTTGACTTCCAGTTTGTTTGCGATCTATCAAAGAGGACAtccaaaataacacacacacacccacttctCTGCAGTGctccctggacacacacacagataaatccCTCTAGGTAGAGTTTGTTGAGAGGGTGTTCCTCCAgggatttctctctccctccctggtttcCTCTGTACTGATCCTAGGCTCTCCAGCTGTTCCTGCAACAGGACAAACACGGGAAGAAGCACTTACAAATGGAGGAGCACCACTGCAATCAGGGTCCACTCTGGGCCTTTGTGGATGATGTTGGTGTTTGTAAACCTGCCATGGAAACAAAAGAGACAatatagtaaaataaataatcTATAAAACACAGGTTTTGAGAAGCTGAAAGAAATGAGTACTGCCATTAGGCCTGACAACACTATGATTCTCCATGAAATAAAAACAAAGTCTAGAAATATGTGGCCTTTCCTTCAACTTGGCAGTCCAAATCACCAGTCCAACCATATGTCAGAGACAAAATCATACAGACAAAACAATTATAGTTGTTCGATATGACAGTTGTTGGAGCTCAGGGGGCCTGCAGGACTCAGGAGCTAGTGGTGAATTCCTGGAAACAGTCATCTCACTAAAGGTGTGACAAGTGGTATGCTATTCAAAAAGACAAAAACCCCTGAGCTACAGGAAGTCAATAGCACTCTGCCAATCACTGCTTCCTGTTGACTGCACCTAAAAATCAGCCAATCCGACCCTAGTTAGTGCCCACGGCAGGAGCAGAGTTCATTTCTGGCCCGTTTGGGGCCCCCCAGAAAGTACACGCAGTTAGTGGAAGCCTTGATACCACATAACTTCTCCATAAATACCGTACTTACAGTGTCTcatagtaggagtgctgatctaggaacagCCCCCCCATGTCATGTCATCTTATTATGATCTAAAAgagcaaaactgatcctagatcagcacttctactttGTTACGGTTTATGAATACATGCCCAGGTAAAATACGGACTCTACAACGTTCCAGTCTCCCGGACGCAGTCTGGGGACGTTGTAGAAGGTGTGTTAAAAAGGTCACACTGGCGCTGACCTGAAGGTTCTGACCAGCCTGTTGAGGTCACTGGAGACATCAGTCATGGTGAGACGCAGAGGACCCACGATGTCTCTCAGGCTTCGGACCgcaaagagaaacagacagaacaaCTTTGTTTACTTTCTTCATATGAGCAGACGCTAAGTTAAATTCGCCAAGCTTAAAGACTAAGCCAGTCCTCTTCAATGCTTCTGTAATATTGCTGTTTGTCAATTGTCAGCACATCAGGTGACCATATATTAATCGCAGAAACCCAGTTCTTTGCACTTTGAAAACCGTTGCAGtgtttttacacacacaccctttagTGAGCTTCTCCACTGTAATCCGTTTCTGGATGAGGTGCTGGGCATGGGAGTCAACCAACGGGAGTGCCCCACCCTGGTtctggagaggaggacaggaatacaatgagtgagtgagacagacagacacagggagagagacagggagagagaaggacgaCAGACAGGAGATAGTTTCATGTCACATCTCTCCAATGCTTATACAGAGTGCCCCCATCTGTACACTGGCAGTTGCTACAATACACTCCTCCCCCACTCACCTCTGAGTCTCCGCCTCTGGCATGTTGTTTCCCTGACAACCGCTGGACTTCCTTCGTCCCTTCGTAGAACTCCCTCACCCTCAGCcccatctcctctgtctccctgcgtAGGGTGTCGTAGTCTGGGGCCGGGGCCAAGGGCCTTCCTGGACCCACTTGGGAGTCAGTCTCACGTCCCTCCCCACCATCCTTCACAATGTCCTCCAAGTCATCTTCATctagctcctcttcctcctcctcctttgttTCTATCAGTGTTTTACTAAAGTGGTCTGGGCCATATAGGAACTTCATAGTCTCCTCAGTCATCCATTCAGTGAAGGTCCTCCTTAGGCCTTCTAGAAGGTTCAGCCGGACCGAGACAGGTTTAGTCCCGGCTTCGTGGCCCTTGAGGAGCCCCCGGAGCCCCTGGGCTCCCCTTCTGCTCATGCCCACCTGGGTGATGTTGATGCCAGGCTGGGTGGGCTGTGCTGGGTCCCCCCGTGGACTGGGGTTTGGAGCTGGTTCTTGATTCTGTACACTGTAGGCTGTTAGTGCAGAAGACGTAGCTGTGGCTGGGTCTCGATCCTGTATTGTAACTTGGCTCAATAGCTCTGCAGCTTCCTCCATAGACTGGCCCTCTGgcgaccctctctctcccaggaaAGATTGCTGCTCACTCTGGTGGTTCGTATCTGTGGTGTGCTGTTGGCGTCCATCTGTCCCATTGCTTGGCTTCCTTTGTGCTTTCTGTGATTCTTCTGTATTCTCCTGGTCTTCCGCCTCGTTTGTTTGTATTTGCTTGGGCACTGTTGTGTCCTTCCCTCCCgaccttctctccctgtcctccccctctccaggtTCCCTACCCTCCCCTTCGACGGTGCGCTTGGGCAGATCGCCCCAGTGCACCCTGGGTCCCCGTCGCTGGGAGACCACGCTTGAGACAAAGTCGTGTTCTGCGTCGCTGTCGTCGCTGTGGCCGGCTGTAGGGGAGCGCCTGGGGTCCTCTGGGGCCTCGGAGGACACGGAGTCCAAGGGAAGGGGGTTCTCCACATCGTCCTCTCTGAGACGTCTCTCAGCCAGCCTCACCTCCTCTCCGGTGCTACCGCTAAACAGAGGGGGAGGGAATCCGGGggaagtcagtcagtcaagcaaaTCACTCAATCGATATATCAATGGTTCCGtagtaacttttttttttaatgttcacAGTCTGTGAATTACTGCATTTTTGTGCCGTAAACGATTGAGGAATGGATTTGATAAATAGATCGCTACCTATCTATCCATCCAAACCTTCTAAATCAGTTGAATGACAGCTCCACATCGTATTAATTCATCCAGACTGAATGACATTGTGGGAAAAAGTTATGTACTTACCCATCTCCTTTCTTCATTAATTTCACATCTGGGGGGCTACAAATGACGAGAGGAGTTAACATTTAGGTCAAATTTGGACCTAAAGAAAAATGGCTGCCTACCTCAGCACTGATATGCTGAAGTAAAATAGTGCAGGCTTACCTCTCGTGCTGCCTCAGCCACAGAGGGCTCTTTGATATCTGCAGCTCAAAGGACTTGGAGGCTTTGTAGCAGAAGTTACTGCAGAAGCTCTGTGTCAGAGAGGGAAAGGGCCGCGTTTCGGTCTTGCGTCAGTCACGTTCTTTCGCAGTGCTGGGCACAACACAGCAAAGTATCTGACTCTGTGTCTGACTGAGCACTTACCTTGCGTTCCGTGATGTCATAGACTTTATTGGTTTTGGTGGAAATTTTGAACTGTTGAGTGGAGacctagtaaaaaaataaaataaaaatacctgATATAAGTTAGTTTTGACCAATCATGAACTGGAAGGCAAGTAAAAAGGTAAAGCCCTTTAGAAATACACAAATCCTTACCTTGCCCAGTTTGTTTGAACAGACAGGATAACCGCACAGCTTCACAATGGACCTCTCCTCAACTGTGTCTTTGTAATTGGCAGCAGTGATTAACCTTGCCTGCAAATAAATCAAAGACATTGAAAGGAACATCATGAACACATGGCAGATGCCCCCACACCACCTCAAAATAACAATGCCGTGCTCCTCCACCAACTGATATCTATGGACTGTGAATCTTTCCACGGGGTCACAGATCCTCTTCTAATTCACAAGACTGGAACCGCTCCAACTCTGCGCGCTTCATTCATTCGTGGTCACAGTGGTCACCCACAGATCGCCCTGCAGCATTGACCACAGGAGGTAGACAGCGTATTGACCTCCACGGTACTCACACAGTCAACCAGGAAGTCGTCTGCTACGCTGTCCTCCAAGAGACGCTCCACCACCTGCAGAGCCCTCTTCTCCAGATCCAGCTTCTCTCTCAGGGtctccctcactgcctctctcctgGGGTTAGGGAGACAGGGGTTCTACGCGGTCAGCGCCACAGTCAGAGAGAcgcattggggggggggggggggggggggggtatgaccATATCAGAGACAAACACGGCTCACAGATGGGAGTCGAGCAACATTGGCATTCAACCCCCAAAAATATGAAGACAACAGCAACCTTCGTATATTTGGGATCCACTGATGTCACAGTAGCCTGAAATCCAGACCCGTTGcactaacattccactccttgtactctgtgtcataTCGACAAATTGTTTGGCATGACAAGGCGTGGTTTgttcagtgtcttcagaaagtactcacacgCTTTCCCCccacgttttgttgtgttacagcctaaacGTAAATTAAGTACAATTGCGATTGTGTCCTGGCCTACACGCAaggccccataatgtcaaagtggaattatgtttttagaaatgttaacaAATTAAAAAGAtgaaaatgtcttgagtcaataagtattccacCCCTTTGTTATCGCAAGCCTAAATATGTTaaggagtaaacatttgcataATAAATTACATGTACTAACTAACtgtgcaataagtgtttaacatgatttttgaatgactacctcatctcagtaccccaaacatacaataacctgtaaggtccctcagtagaGCAGTTCATTTCAAACACAGGTTcaaccaaagaccagggaggttttccaatgcatcCACAAAAAAGGCACTTACTGGTTAAtggttaaaaaatgtaaaaagcagacattaaatatccctttgaacatggtgaagttattaattacacgttggatggtgtatcaatacacccagtcactacaaagatacaggcgtccttcctaactcagttgccagagaggaaggaaactgctcagggatttcaccatgaggccaatggtgactttaaaacagttaagagtttaatggctgtggaggagagaacggatcaacaacattgtagttacttcacaatactaacctaattgacagagtgaaaaggaaacctggacagaataaaaaatattccaaaacatgcaccctgtttgcaacaaggcactaaagtaatactgcaaaaatgtgacaaagcaattaagttcttgtcctgaatacaaagtgttatgtttggggcaaatccaatacaacacattacagagtaccacttcacattttcaagcatagtggtggatgCTATCAGTATGctcgtcatcggcaaggactagggacaTTGCTGGATCtagggaatggtaccaaaacatgtctgcagcattgaaggtccccaagaacacagtggcctccatcattcttaaatggaagaagtttggaagcaccaagactcttcctagagctggcagcccagccaaactgagcaatcggggagaaggacctaggtcagggaggtgaacaagaacccgatggtcactctgacagagctccagagttcctctgtggagatggttgtccttctggaaggttctcccatctctgcagcaccccaccaatcagacctttatggtaaagtggccagacagaagccactcctcagtaaaaggcacatgacagctcacttggagtttgccaaaaggcacctaaaggactctcagaccatgtgaaacaagactcactggtctgaggaaaccaagattgaactctttggcctgaaagccaagtgtcacgtctggaggaaacctggcaccatccctacggtgaagcatgttggtggaagcattatgctgtggggatgtttttcagggactgggagactagtcaggttcgagagaaagatgaacacagcaatgtacagagagatccttgatgaaaacctgatccagagcgctcaggacttcagactgggacgaaggttcaccttccaacaggacaacgaccctaagcacacagcaaagacaacgcaggagtgacttcgggacaagtctctgaaagtccttgagtggcccagccagagcccagacttgaacccgatcgaacatctctggagagacctgaaaatagctgtgcagtgacagaccttgagaggatctgcagagaagaatatgagaaactctccaaatacaggtgtgccaagcttgtagtatcatacccaagaagacttgaggctgtaatcactgccaaaagtgcctcaacaaagtactgagtaaagggcctgaaaatggcctcccgagtggcgcagtggttaagggcgctgtactgcagcgccagctgtgccatcagagtccctgggttcgcgcccaggctctgtcgtaaccggccgtgaccgagaggtccgtggggcgacgcacaattggcctagcgtcgtccgggttagggagggcttggtcggtagggatgtccatgtctcatcacgcaccagcgactcctgtggcgggctgggagaagtgtgtgctaaccaaggttgccaggtgcacggtgtagcctccaacacattggtgcggctggcttccaggttggatgcgcgtggtccttctgtagctcagttggtagagcatggcgcttgtaacgccagggtagtgggttcgatccccgggaccacccatacgtagaatgtatgcacacatgactaagtcgctttggataaaagcgtctgctaaatggcatatattattattattattatatattataagaagcagtacagttggctgggttgtgtatcggaggacgcgtgACTTTCAACCGGTCTGACTGTTGAACACCCCATATACTGAGCATTATTTTTGTAGTGAAAATATTATACAATAGCTTAAAATGAAAAGAGTGAATTGATTCATCGGTTGTTGCTTTgtatatcagttcataaacccgATGCCATGGTATTGGGGCAACAATCTTGAATTTTATGTGGCATAGTTGTTAACCCCCTAGACCGTAAGTGAAACTGATACATTTGACAATTTATATTAGTCATTTTAAGCcatttattaaaaaaaatattggttGCAGACAAACTAATTAATAATCTTTTCTAAGTAATTGCCTTTTCCATTTTTGTGGCAGCAATGAGTTGGTagagtgcctataagaacatccaatagtcaaaggtatatgaaatacaaatggtatagagggaaatagtccaataattcctataataacaacaacaacctaaaacttcttacctgggaatattgaagactcatgttaaaaggaactacCAGCTTGttgctttcttacatggcacatattgcactttgcaaatagtcctataattcctataataactacaacctaaatcttcttacctgggaatattgaagactcatgttaaaaggaaccaccagctttcatatgttcttatgttctgagcaaggaactgaaacgttagctttcttacatggcacatattgcacttttactttcttctccaacactttgtttttgcattatttaaaccaaatttaacaattttattttttatttgagactaaattgattttattgatgtattatattacgtTAAATTAAGTgtttattcagtattgttgtaattgtattATTGCAAATTAATCGGTATCGtttttttttgggtcctccaataaatcggtatgatttttcaacgccgataatCGGTCGAACTCTAATACAGATGCTGCCTCTTCTGGGAGGATACAAGTGGAATTCTAACCAACTCTGTATAGCTTCAATTCAAAATAAGGACAAActgcctcctgagtggcgcagcggtctaagactgTCCGGGCACCTGCAAGCTGATTTCGGTCACcagctggacggtgtttcctccaacacattggtgcggctgtcttctgggttaagtgattagtgtgtcaagaagcagtgcttcGCATCTCCTGAGTccataggggagttgcagcgatgggacaagactgtatctaccaattggatatcaggaaaattggggagaaaaaggggtaaaaagtacaAAAGTCAAATCAAGGGGAAACGCAATAGTGCTGTGCACAGGCAAAATCCcaaaggaaaacctggttcagtctactttctAGCAGACACTgggaataagagcgtctgctaaatgacttaaatgtaaatgtaaattcaccttccagcaggacattaacctaaaacacaaggccaaatacacGCTGGAACGCTtatcaagatgacattgaatgtccttcagtggcctagttacagtttacataaatctgcttgaaaatggctgtttagcaattatcaacaaccaacttgacagagcttgaacaattttttaaagaataatgtgcaaatatcgtacaatccaggtgtgcaaagctcttagagacttacccagaaagactcacagctgtaatcgttgccaaaggtgattctaatgtGTATTGACTCGGGGGTGGGAATACTTATATacagatatttctgtatttcattttcaaacaattgacaaaatgtaaaaaaaaaaaaaaacatgttttgactttgtcattaTGCAGTAGTGTGTAGATGATTGAGaagaaaaacatatttaataaaTTTCataatttaggctgtaacacaacaaaatgtggaataagtcaaggggtatgaatactagcacaagagactggtacccaggctatcgTTAAATACCTTCTTGCTTCCTCTGCAGCGGCCTGTGCTTCTTTTACACTCTTCCCATCTGTCAAATAAGTGAAATTAGGTGTCAGTGCTCATAAGGAAGTTGGCTGTATACTGTAATTTACCCATAAAAGTAACGTTAGCCAGTCAACGTTATGCTATGGTTGcatttgcagctagctagctaaattagctagAGCTACGTAAACACAACCGTAACGTTAGTTGAAAGAACGACAGCTTCGTTTCCATCACTTTTTGAGGACCcacagagacccaacaatatCTAAACACAATGTTAATACCGGTCTGATGATATCTTATAAAAACAAACCCCTTTTGCCTGGTTTTGAAGAGCGAGCGACTCTTTTTCGTGGGACGTTCTCCATGCTGGTCAAATATTTTGTCACAGATAGAACGAGACAGATATTTCTCCGGATGTTTAAATGTGAAGCTTCCGGTTGGCGTTTctactcactaccaaatatggcgGGCAGTGAGAGACGATAgaacg belongs to Oncorhynchus gorbuscha isolate QuinsamMale2020 ecotype Even-year linkage group LG22, OgorEven_v1.0, whole genome shotgun sequence and includes:
- the rpap2 gene encoding putative RNA polymerase II subunit B1 CTD phosphatase rpap2, which produces MENVPRKRVARSSKPGKRDGKSVKEAQAAAEEARRREAVRETLREKLDLEKRALQVVERLLEDSVADDFLVDCARLITAANYKDTVEERSIVKLCGYPVCSNKLGKVSTQQFKISTKTNKVYDITERKSFCSNFCYKASKSFELQISKSPLWLRQHESPPDVKLMKKGDGGSTGEEVRLAERRLREDDVENPLPLDSVSSEAPEDPRRSPTAGHSDDSDAEHDFVSSVVSQRRGPRVHWGDLPKRTVEGEGREPGEGEDRERRSGGKDTTVPKQIQTNEAEDQENTEESQKAQRKPSNGTDGRQQHTTDTNHQSEQQSFLGERGSPEGQSMEEAAELLSQVTIQDRDPATATSSALTAYSVQNQEPAPNPSPRGDPAQPTQPGINITQVGMSRRGAQGLRGLLKGHEAGTKPVSVRLNLLEGLRRTFTEWMTEETMKFLYGPDHFSKTLIETKEEEEEELDEDDLEDIVKDGGEGRETDSQVGPGRPLAPAPDYDTLRRETEEMGLRVREFYEGTKEVQRLSGKQHARGGDSENQGGALPLVDSHAQHLIQKRITVEKLTKGLRDIVGPLRLTMTDVSSDLNRLVRTFRFTNTNIIHKGPEWTLIAVVLLHLLSEVSPVVREALERPASVDYLSTLMQELPLLDRDLQSLVQLLRTAELCPHEHTEKRQTNQ